From one Cyprinus carpio isolate SPL01 chromosome B3, ASM1834038v1, whole genome shotgun sequence genomic stretch:
- the LOC109083377 gene encoding uncharacterized protein LOC109083377, with translation MYGLFYFVDGSVIAESTSIIQDAYINAGVTVTCKEDIQSQEGWIEVILPAKRRQDPKPVAAKLLFMAENYKEVVQKRVAFLKRGDIWSSSQSGQEKGVVKQGMTSGSQMAKIGEQLKRDLKRQPTRQLSSTPARYESDSDDTCCDIFDPPKKRKMVINTSEEEEDTIPQAESQRPGTVPAVFVELDEDSLKALKELPGLVSSLKTVLNKMEDSPLSSMISSQSESPRTGSHTGSEEDMVSLGNSLVQVPKRLYQRLIGRMMSLFTQELATLVFGRETLAKATLTGKGKKGELKEQLEPEKTNAIIDAVRERFPNTEVAEIRALLRRKCNNES, from the exons ATGTATGGGTTGTTTTATTTCGTAGACGGGTCCGTTATTGCAGAGAGTACATCTATTATACAGGATGCATATATAAATGCTGGTGTTACAGTGACCTGCAAGGAAGACATCCAGTCCCAGGAAGGCTGGATAGAAGTGATTTTGCCAGCTAAACGCAGGCAAGATCCGAAGCCGGTTGCAGCCAAACTGCTGTTCATGGCGG AAAACTACAAAGAAGTAGTCCAGAAGCGTGTCGCTTTCCTCAAACGGGGGGATATTTGGTCTTCCAGTCAGTCTGGCCAGGAGAAGGGGGTGGTGAAGCAAGGAATGACC TCTGGTTCACAGATGGCCAAGATAGGTGAACAGCTCAAGAGGGACCTCAAACGGCAACCTACAAGACAACTCAGTTCTACTCCTGCTAGATATGAGTCTGATTCTGATGACACATGTTGTGATATTTTTGATCCTCCCAAAAAACGAAAAATg GTGATTAACaccagtgaggaggaggaggacaccATCCCTCAGGCGGAGTCTCAGCGGCCAGGGACAGTGCCTGCAGTTTTTGTTGAACTGGATGAGGACAGTTTGAAGGCTCTAAAAG AGCTGCCAGGACTGGTGTCTTCACTCAAAACAGTCCTAAACAAAATGGAAGATTCACCTTTGTCTTCCATGATTTCCAGCCAAAGCGAATCACCGCGCACTGGCAGTCACACTGGCAGTGAAGAAGACATG GTGTCATTGGGCAACTCATTAGTGCAAGTCCCAAAACGCCTCTATCAGAGGCTGATTGGGAGGATGATGTCCCTCTTCACACAGGAACTGGCCACATTGGTGTTTGGCAGGGAAACTTTGGCCAAGGCAACCCTCACagggaaaggaaaaaaaggcGAGCTGAAGGAGCAGCTTGAGCCAGAAAAAACCAACGCAATTATAG ATGCAGTCAGGGAGCGATTCCCCAACACCGAGGTGGCAGAGATCCGGGCCCTTCTACGGAGAAAGTGCAACAATGAGAGCTAG
- the gpx9 gene encoding glutathione peroxidase 9 — protein MNALMDMYGGLNFIVLGFPCNQFGLQAPEENHETLNILQYVRPGRGFLPKFPIFSRIEVNGSDEHPLYAYLKETLPFVNPVIGDIRKLYWSPIKANDIRWNFEKFLITADGVPYKRYDPHCPFEEVERDIATLLQGRHLS, from the exons ATGAATGCACTCATGGATATGTATGGAGGCCTGAACTTCATTGTGCTTGGATTCCCCTGCAATCAGTTTGGCCTGCAGGCACCTG AGGAGAACCATGAAACGCTGAATATTTTGCAGTATGTGAGACCAGGACGAGGTTTCCTCCCAAAGTTCCCCATCTTCAGCAGGATTGAGGTCAACGGCTCTGATGAACATCCTCTATACGCCTACCTGAAG GAAACTCTGCCGTTTGTTAACCCAGTCATTGGAGACATCAGGAAGCTCTACTGGTCTCCCATTAAGGCCAATGACATCCGATGGAACTTCGAGAAGTTTCTCATCACCGCAGACGGAGTTCCTTACAAAAG GTATGATCCTCATTGTCCATTTGAAGAGGTGGAGCGGGACATTGCAACACTTCTGCAGGGAAGACATTTATCCTAA
- the LOC122136424 gene encoding uncharacterized protein LOC122136424, which produces MQEQEAERPDPNPSQNGSAAEDDVVDIGDHQTMQEQEAERPNPNPSQDGNCGDDLLYPGAPITKGQSLLLLMAYVLRHNLTGIALDHLLRIFHELFPALIPATSYLFHKSYGQYGEYVPHFYCHQCSNYIGTKECGLTQCVLCEAEFDVEASLEKGSYFLVISLSLQIKEILENPNIKIQRHTSTPGFICDVQCGGEYRRLKDSGEIGDDDISLIWNSDGIPVFKSSRCQIWPIQCQIIELHPTDRKNNICVPCLWFGESKPNIQTLLIPFVKELQELQSNGITWGDGCTSKVHALVCSADSVARPLLQNKKQFNGIYGCDFCYHRGGGSYPYVIPEPRLRTEVEHFDNAMNATPQQPIMGVKGPSQLMKLDKFQMVQGFVPEYQHSVCLGVTRQLTSLWLDSTNHQHGWYIGTQTEQIDEVLKKISPPTEITRVPRSMQERKFWKASEWRSFLLFYALPVLNGILPRKYWNHLFLLVFAVYHLLQERIREAKVVIAEQALKKFVREFQGLYGTANVSFNVHLMTHLAASVRNWGPLWATSTFSFESFNGTLLTYFNGTTHVPVQIMKRYLRERSLTKKGATVMHNANEYVKDLFYELQGRKCSTDKSVQISAHVRVFGKSVQKDVSVLHMLAIDDLLGVRVKQASYYNRFIVNGILYHSDTNNRLQKRINSVVELQNGTLVRIVNMVVSGATHCVLVKELVKSGRKLCRDTTLNIASSFMYEVSECNIVYAIHPESLTRKCVMVESREKVYVIPLPNNIERD; this is translated from the exons ATGCAAGAACAAGAGGCTGAGAGACCCGACCCAAATCCGTCACAG aATGGATCAGCTGCTGAGGACGATGTGGTTGATATAGGAGACCACCAGACCATGCAAGAACAAGAGGCTGAGAGACCCAACCCAAATCCGTCACAG GATGGAAATTGTGGAGATGACCTTTTGTACCCTGGAGCACCAATTACCAAAGGTCAAAGTTTGCTCCTTCTAATGGCTTACGTCCTGAGGCATAACCTGACCGGGATTGCACTGGACCATCTTTTAAGAATTTTTCATGAACTTTTCCCTGCACTGATACCAGCAACCTCATATCTCTTCCATAAATCCTATGGCCAATATGGCGAGTATGTGCCCCATTTCTACTGCCATCAGTGTTCAAATTATATTGGAACAAAAGAATGTGGTTTGACacagtgtgttctgtgtgaggcaGAATTTGATGTGGAAGCTAGTCTAGAAAAGGGTTCATATTTTTTGGTTATCAGTTTATCTTTGCAAATTAAAGAGATTCTGGAAAATCCCAACATCAAAATCCAAAGACATACATCAACTCCAGGTTTTATTTGTGATGTGCAATGTGGAGGGGAGTATAGGAGGCTTAAAGATAGTGGTGAAATAGGTGATGATGACATCAGTCTGATCTGGAACAGTGATGGGATCCCTGTTTTTAAAAGCTCTAGATGCCAAATATGGCCTATTCAGTGCCAAATCATAGAGCTACACCCTACAGATAGGAAGAACAACATATGTGTTCCTTGTCTTTGGTTTGGAGAGAGCAAGCCTAATATACAGACTCTCCTAATTCCATTTGTAAAAGAGCTACAGGAACTTCAAAGTAATGGGATCACCTGGGGAGATGGTTGCACTTCAAAGGTGCATGCACTTGTATGTAGTGCAGATTCAGTTGCAAGGCCACTTCTCCAAAATAAGAAACAGTTTAATGGCATTTATGGCTGTGACTTCTGTTACCACAGAGGTGGAGGCTCCTATCCATATGTTATTCCTGAACCCCGTCTTCGTACAGAAGTTGAGCATTTTGACAATGCCATGAATGCAACACCTCAGCAGCCCATAATGGGAGTGAAAGGCCCAAGTCAACTAATGAAACTAGACAAATTTCAAATGGTGCAAGGCTTTGTTCCAGAATATCAGCATAGTGTATGCCTTGGAGTTACTAGACAGCTGACTTCTCTGTGGTTAGATTCCACAAACCATCAGCATGGTTGGTACATAGGCACCCAAACTGAGCAGATCGACGAAGTGCTTAAAAAAATttcaccaccaactgagatcacaagAGTACCACGATCTATGCAAGAAAGGAAGTTCTGGAAGGCGTCTGAGTGGAGGTcgtttcttttgttttatgctttGCCTGTTTTAAATGGCATCCTCCCCAGAAAATACTGGAATCATCTTTTCCTTTTGGTTTTTGCAGTATATCATCTTCTGCAAGAAAGGATCAGAGAGGCCAAGGTGGTGATAGCCGAGCAGGCATTGAAAAAATTTGTCAGGGAGTTTCAGGGATTATATGGCACAGCAAATGTGTCATTTAATGTGCACCTCATGACACACTTGGCTGCGAGTGTGAGGAACTGGGGACCATTGTGGGCCACATCCACATTTTCCTTTGAATCTTTTAACGGCACCCTGTTGACATATTTCAATGGCACAACTCATGTCCCTGTCCAAATAATGAAAAGGTACCTTAGGGAGAGGAGTCTCACAAAGAAAGGAGCAACAGTTATGCATAATGCCAATGAGTATGTCAAAGATCTTTTCTATGAACTACAGGGCAGAAAGTGTTCAACTGACAAATCAGTTCAGATCAGTGCCCATGTCAGAGTTTTTGGTAAATCAGTACAGAAAGATGTCTCGGTTTTACACATGCTTGCAATAGATGACCTACTAGGTGTTAGAGTGAAACAAGCCTCCTACTACAACCGTTTCATTGTGAATGGAATACTGTATCACTCTGACACAAACAACCGCCTACAGAAAAGAATCAACTCTGTTGTTGAGTTGCAGAATGGCACATTAGTCAGAATTGTGAATATGGTCGTTTCTGGTGCAACACACTGTGTTTTGGTCAAGGAGCTTGTTAAGTCTGGAAGGAAGCTGTGCAGAGACACAACACTTAATATTGCATCAAGCTTCATGTATGAAGTGTCTGAGTGCAATATAGTGTATGCCATCCATCCAGAGTCATTGACACGCAAATGTGTCATGGTTGAATCCAGGGAGAAGGTATATGTTATTCCTCTGCCAAACAACATTGAACGAGATTAA